In Deinococcus ruber, a genomic segment contains:
- a CDS encoding helix-turn-helix domain-containing protein — MKLHERLRELRSERGLRLKDIAETAEISVPYLSDLERGRTNPSLDTLQTLAGAYNISVHDLLEGVEFYGQNSEGSMPKGLSDLVADPVLGAQITPDWVRTLSRIELRGKRPRDKGDWYEIYLHLKRILD; from the coding sequence ATGAAATTACATGAACGGTTACGCGAGCTGCGCAGTGAGCGCGGGCTGCGGCTGAAGGACATTGCCGAGACCGCCGAGATCAGTGTGCCTTACCTCTCCGACCTGGAGCGCGGGCGCACCAACCCCAGCCTGGACACCCTCCAGACGCTGGCAGGGGCTTATAACATCTCGGTTCACGATCTGCTGGAAGGCGTGGAATTCTACGGCCAGAACAGCGAAGGTTCCATGCCCAAAGGGCTGTCTGATCTGGTGGCCGACCCGGTTCTGGGCGCTCAGATCACGCCCGACTGGGTTCGCACTCTGTCGCGCATCGAACTGCGCGGCAAGCGCCCCCGCGACAAAGGTGACTGGTATGAAATCTACCTGCACCTGAAGCGCATTCTCGACTGA
- a CDS encoding carboxypeptidase M32 yields the protein MTQSDLQELKRLIHQLSDLGAAEALMSWDQETQMPPEAARVRGLQMASLAGLSHQMFTSARLGELLSNAAAETDQDAALLRVVRRDHGKATRLPIEFVEERSRAENEAHHAWVAARQNNDFASFAPYLEKMFELARRYADYQGYDDHPYDALLDDYEPGMKTAHVKAIFADLRDRTLPLLRRIAAAPDATDYSVLTRSFPAEAQRSFAAQVAQDAFGLLPAFSRLDVSAHPFQTNFSRDDLRITTRFDEHYFPMSLFGTWHESGHAMYEHGVSAALERTPLSRGASLGVHESQSRMFENLLGRSRPFWQRYFPAFAQAAPTVAQGQDAESLYRAVNRVRPDLIRVEADEVTYNFHIMLRFELELALLEGSLKVADLPEAWNARMQEFLGVTPPNDAEGVLQDIHWSAGLVGYFPTYTLGNLLSVQLLDAARQDAEIAAEVERAEYGKLRAWLVQNVHQYGRSRTPAEITEAATGKPLSADAYVAYLYAKYEDIYGLK from the coding sequence ATGACTCAAAGCGACCTGCAAGAACTCAAACGCCTGATTCATCAACTGTCTGACCTGGGAGCCGCCGAGGCGCTGATGTCCTGGGATCAGGAAACCCAGATGCCACCGGAAGCGGCGCGGGTGCGCGGATTACAGATGGCGTCGCTGGCAGGACTGTCGCACCAGATGTTCACGTCGGCGCGTCTGGGAGAGCTGCTGAGCAACGCGGCTGCCGAGACCGATCAGGACGCGGCGCTGCTGCGGGTGGTGCGCCGCGATCACGGCAAGGCCACCCGGCTGCCGATTGAGTTTGTCGAGGAGCGCAGCCGCGCCGAGAACGAGGCGCACCATGCCTGGGTCGCGGCCCGTCAGAACAACGATTTCGCCAGTTTTGCGCCGTATCTGGAGAAGATGTTCGAGCTGGCACGCCGCTACGCCGACTATCAGGGCTATGACGACCACCCCTATGACGCGCTGCTCGACGACTACGAACCGGGAATGAAGACCGCCCACGTCAAGGCCATCTTTGCCGATCTGCGTGACCGGACGTTGCCGCTGCTGCGCCGTATCGCCGCTGCACCCGACGCCACCGATTACTCGGTATTGACGCGTTCTTTTCCCGCCGAGGCTCAGCGGTCTTTTGCCGCGCAGGTGGCGCAGGACGCCTTTGGACTGCTGCCCGCCTTCTCGCGGCTGGACGTGTCGGCGCACCCCTTTCAGACCAATTTCAGCCGTGACGACCTGCGGATCACCACGCGCTTCGACGAACACTACTTCCCGATGAGTCTGTTCGGAACGTGGCACGAGAGCGGGCACGCCATGTACGAACACGGCGTCTCGGCAGCGCTGGAACGTACGCCGCTGTCGCGTGGGGCCAGCCTGGGCGTGCACGAAAGCCAGTCGCGGATGTTTGAGAATCTGCTGGGCCGCAGTCGTCCGTTCTGGCAGCGGTACTTTCCGGCATTTGCACAGGCCGCGCCCACTGTCGCGCAGGGCCAGGATGCCGAGAGCCTGTACCGCGCCGTCAACCGCGTGCGCCCCGATCTGATCCGGGTCGAGGCCGACGAGGTGACGTACAACTTTCACATCATGCTGCGCTTCGAGCTGGAACTCGCGCTGCTGGAGGGCAGCCTGAAGGTGGCCGATCTGCCGGAAGCGTGGAATGCCCGCATGCAGGAGTTCCTGGGTGTGACGCCCCCGAACGATGCCGAAGGCGTCTTGCAGGACATTCACTGGTCGGCGGGGCTGGTGGGGTATTTTCCTACGTACACGCTGGGCAACCTGCTGAGCGTACAACTGCTCGACGCCGCACGCCAGGACGCCGAGATTGCCGCCGAGGTCGAGCGGGCCGAATACGGCAAACTGCGTGCCTGGCTGGTGCAGAACGTTCACCAGTACGGACGCAGCCGCACCCCCGCCGAGATCACCGAGGCGGCAACCGGCAAACCTCTGTCTGCCGACGCCTACGTGGCGTACCTGTATGCCAAATACGAGGATATCTACGGCCTGAAGTGA
- a CDS encoding bifunctional folylpolyglutamate synthase/dihydrofolate synthase: protein MVWLFQRQRFGVHPGLSRVRALLARLGNPQGRFEAVLVGGTNGKGSVAATLSAMLTASGRRTALFTSPHLTRFAERFLIDGAELPVESVLSALKRVRPHAEALEASFFEIVTALGCLLFAEAGTEMAVMEVGLGGRLDATNALEPLLSVLTNVGLDHTAILGDTLSAIAGEKAGILRAGRPAVTGIERALLPILEATGAAVWVMGRDATLQADSLGWDGWQIRLSVPGAALSFQTPLLGRHGAENAALAALAALRLGLPEAAIRAGAAQTRWPGRLELLPFGSARRVLLDGAHNPDGARALGEALRGLGIGRVPFVFGATREKDIEGVIRALEPLMSEVILTRSAHSPRAADPADLAHLFSVPVRLSDGPSQALSLLPEGLSVACGSLYLVGEVRALLLGEAGENWERWQ, encoded by the coding sequence CTGGTGTGGCTGTTTCAGCGTCAGCGGTTCGGGGTGCATCCTGGCCTCAGCCGTGTGCGGGCACTGCTGGCGCGGCTGGGCAATCCGCAGGGGCGCTTCGAGGCGGTGCTGGTAGGTGGTACCAACGGCAAGGGCAGTGTGGCCGCCACACTCAGCGCCATGTTGACCGCTTCGGGGCGGCGCACGGCGCTGTTTACCAGTCCCCATCTGACCCGTTTTGCCGAGCGTTTTCTGATAGACGGCGCAGAGTTGCCTGTCGAGAGCGTCCTGAGTGCTCTGAAGCGGGTGCGCCCCCATGCCGAGGCGCTGGAAGCCAGTTTTTTCGAGATCGTGACGGCGCTGGGCTGCCTGCTCTTTGCCGAAGCGGGCACCGAGATGGCGGTAATGGAAGTGGGTCTGGGTGGGCGGCTGGACGCCACCAACGCGCTGGAACCGCTGCTGAGCGTTCTGACCAACGTGGGCCTGGATCACACCGCGATTCTGGGCGACACCTTGAGCGCCATTGCTGGCGAGAAGGCGGGCATTCTGCGTGCCGGGCGTCCGGCGGTCACGGGGATAGAGAGGGCGCTGCTGCCGATTCTGGAAGCGACGGGCGCGGCTGTGTGGGTGATGGGGCGGGACGCCACGCTTCAGGCCGACTCGCTGGGCTGGGACGGCTGGCAGATACGGCTGAGTGTGCCCGGTGCGGCGCTCAGCTTTCAGACACCGCTGCTCGGCAGGCACGGAGCCGAAAATGCGGCGCTGGCGGCCCTGGCAGCGCTTCGGCTCGGTCTGCCCGAAGCGGCTATCCGGGCAGGGGCGGCACAGACCCGCTGGCCTGGACGCCTGGAACTGCTGCCCTTCGGATCGGCGCGGCGAGTGCTGCTGGACGGTGCCCACAATCCAGACGGAGCGCGGGCACTGGGCGAGGCGTTGCGCGGCCTGGGAATTGGTCGGGTTCCTTTTGTTTTCGGCGCAACCCGGGAAAAAGATATTGAGGGCGTCATCCGCGCACTCGAACCGCTGATGAGCGAGGTCATTCTGACGCGTTCGGCCCACAGCCCCAGGGCTGCCGACCCCGCCGACCTCGCCCACCTGTTCTCGGTGCCTGTGCGCCTGAGTGACGGGCCTTCGCAGGCGCTGTCGCTGCTGCCGGAGGGCCTGAGTGTGGCGTGCGGCAGTCTGTATCTGGTCGGAGAGGTTCGCGCACTGCTGCTCGGGGAGGCAGGGGAGAACTGGGAGCGCTGGCAGTAG
- a CDS encoding manganese-dependent inorganic pyrophosphatase, with amino-acid sequence MTAVFGHLNPDTDAITAALVYAHLLSRQGTPAQAYRLGELNFETAFVLEQAGVDAPPLLSELPAGSEVALVDHNESAQSVAGLKNLTVTHVVDHHKLGDLETSQPAVLRFEPVGCTATILMRLHREAGLSIDATDARLLLSAVLSDTLHFRSPTTTAADREAAAFLAPIAGVTDVTAYAMQMFAAKSDLGDTPAEKLLKMDYKVFPFGAGKWGLGVIETTNPGYVFGRQAELLVAMQAEKAASGLDGVLLSVVDILNETNRTLVPSDAEAAVVQAAFGASTEAQVADLQKRISRKKQIVPALEAYFAAHA; translated from the coding sequence ATGACTGCCGTTTTTGGACATCTGAACCCTGATACCGACGCCATTACCGCCGCCCTTGTGTATGCGCATCTGCTGAGTCGTCAGGGCACGCCTGCCCAGGCTTACCGACTCGGCGAACTGAACTTCGAAACCGCCTTTGTGCTGGAGCAGGCGGGTGTAGACGCACCGCCCCTGCTGAGCGAACTGCCTGCCGGCAGCGAGGTTGCGCTGGTCGATCACAACGAAAGCGCTCAGAGCGTGGCGGGCCTGAAGAACCTGACCGTCACGCATGTGGTCGATCATCATAAGTTGGGCGATCTGGAAACATCTCAGCCCGCTGTGTTGCGCTTTGAGCCGGTGGGCTGCACGGCCACCATTCTGATGCGGCTGCACCGTGAGGCTGGCCTGAGCATCGACGCCACCGATGCCCGGCTGCTGCTGAGCGCCGTGCTGTCGGACACGCTGCACTTTCGTAGTCCCACCACCACCGCCGCCGACCGGGAAGCAGCGGCTTTTCTGGCTCCGATTGCGGGAGTGACCGATGTGACGGCCTACGCCATGCAGATGTTCGCGGCCAAGAGCGACCTGGGTGATACTCCCGCCGAGAAGCTGCTGAAGATGGATTACAAGGTCTTTCCCTTTGGAGCGGGAAAGTGGGGACTGGGCGTGATCGAAACCACCAATCCCGGCTACGTCTTTGGGCGGCAGGCCGAGTTGCTGGTCGCCATGCAGGCCGAGAAGGCCGCTTCGGGGCTGGACGGCGTGCTGCTGAGCGTGGTGGACATTCTGAACGAGACCAACCGCACGCTGGTGCCGTCTGACGCCGAGGCTGCTGTGGTTCAGGCGGCCTTTGGAGCCAGTACCGAAGCGCAGGTGGCCGATCTTCAGAAACGCATCAGCCGTAAGAAGCAGATCGTGCCTGCACTGGAGGCGTATTTCGCTGCCCACGCCTGA